In a genomic window of Gloeocapsopsis dulcis:
- a CDS encoding IS5 family transposase, with amino-acid sequence MVLSPQTRQFYRAKERAAKRYSSDLTDQEWEVIRPLLPSRSQGRGRKQQVDEREILNGIFYQLRNGCIWSDLPKDLPAWQTVYKYFRRWQRKGVWQQIHDQLRQSVRGAAGRNPHASAGCIDSQTVKTTEKRGGLRLRRWQISERTQALYPSGHVGTADLSTGNQCQLLRTKRGAFVVHEMAQADAQTLQLVWVDQGYQGENFARVIEQLCGAKVEVVRRSEAGFVVLPKRWVVERTFGWLNQNRRLSKDYELLPEVSEAMIQGAMIRLMLQRLGEQYEATSSFI; translated from the coding sequence ATGGTTCTCTCCCCGCAAACTCGCCAGTTTTATCGAGCTAAAGAACGTGCTGCCAAGCGCTATAGCAGTGATTTAACAGATCAAGAATGGGAAGTGATTCGCCCCCTGCTGCCCTCTCGTTCTCAAGGTCGAGGTCGCAAACAACAGGTCGATGAACGAGAGATCCTTAATGGTATCTTCTACCAACTTCGCAATGGTTGTATCTGGAGTGATTTGCCCAAAGACCTGCCTGCTTGGCAGACGGTGTACAAGTATTTTCGGCGTTGGCAACGCAAGGGGGTATGGCAGCAGATCCATGACCAACTACGGCAATCAGTCCGGGGTGCTGCTGGAAGAAATCCTCATGCTAGTGCAGGTTGTATCGACAGTCAAACCGTCAAAACGACGGAAAAAAGGGGAGGTCTACGGCTTCGACGGTGGCAAATTAGTGAAAGGACGCAAGCGCTTTATCCTAGTGGACACGTTGGGACTGCTGATCTCAGTACTGGTAATCAATGCCAATTGCTCAGAACAAAAAGGGGGGCGTTTGTCGTGCATGAAATGGCTCAAGCAGACGCACAGACACTGCAATTGGTCTGGGTGGATCAGGGCTATCAAGGGGAGAACTTTGCGCGTGTGATTGAACAATTGTGTGGTGCGAAAGTCGAGGTAGTCAGGCGCTCTGAAGCAGGATTCGTTGTCCTACCGAAGCGGTGGGTTGTAGAGCGAACTTTTGGTTGGCTCAATCAGAATCGCCGTTTGAGCAAGGATTATGAACTGTTACCTGAAGTGAGTGAGGCAATGATTCAGGGAGCCATGATCC
- a CDS encoding Fis family transcriptional regulator, producing the protein MEPFSVLASVVTTIILPKVLEKEGEKIGEKIGEAAIEKSGETIQLARKTVQDKLQAAGTAGLLKRAEEKPTEQNIQVLEGELISQMGEDKEFAAQLEALLQQIQAQSPTLQVVLDTVRIKGSAKIGNIEQVSEDRSAEQIIGRNLGVEGDFEMGDITQRVQKK; encoded by the coding sequence ATGGAACCCTTTTCTGTGCTGGCTAGTGTTGTTACTACCATCATTTTACCCAAGGTGCTGGAGAAGGAAGGAGAGAAAATTGGGGAAAAAATTGGTGAGGCAGCCATTGAAAAAAGTGGCGAGACTATTCAATTGGCTCGCAAGACAGTACAAGACAAGCTCCAGGCAGCGGGAACGGCTGGTTTGCTGAAACGGGCGGAGGAAAAGCCTACGGAGCAGAATATCCAGGTTCTTGAGGGAGAACTGATTAGTCAGATGGGAGAGGACAAAGAGTTTGCGGCTCAATTAGAAGCACTGCTTCAGCAGATTCAAGCTCAATCGCCCACTTTACAGGTTGTTTTAGATACGGTGCGGATTAAGGGTAGTGCAAAAATCGGAAATATTGAGCAGGTGAGTGAAGACAGGTCAGCAGAGCAGATTATTGGGCGCAATTTAGGAGTCGAGGGCGATTTTGAGATGGGGGATATTACCCAGAGGGTTCAGAAAAAGTAG